Proteins from one Gilliamella sp. ESL0443 genomic window:
- the lnt gene encoding apolipoprotein N-acyltransferase produces MSLFLGAIAVFSYAPFHFWPIAFVSFAGLLWLVADKTKKQAMLVGFSWGVGYFLAGVHWVYISIKQYGEVPTSVAIIILGLLVSYLALYPMLFAWLLRACDRFATKCSMKQLVLLAPILWQVTEFLRGYILTGFAWLELGYSQLDSPLRNYFPIVGINGVTLLFTICCGLGVYYLYHFKQSAFIKHTFGAIVALFAIIFAPVSLNSINWTTIDHSRTANFSLIQGNILQSLRWSREQLDNTLQTYASLTEKNFGKDKIIIWSEASITDYEINQQPYLQFLDNEARANGSEIAVGIIDYRIGNNGYQANPDIYNTLLVLGEHTPYQYPTANRYQKHHLVPFGEFTPLQSLLDPIADILDIPMSSMQAGAEKQPQLTMKGFKFTTAICYEVILSNLMWKNFAPDTDFLLTVSNDAWFGDSIGPKQHLQMAQARALEFGRPMIRSTNTGITAIIDHHGYIIEQLPQFQTNVLNYTLSPTVGLTPYARFGDLAYYLILSLLFILVFVKKRR; encoded by the coding sequence TTGAGCCTTTTTTTAGGCGCCATTGCCGTATTTAGTTACGCGCCCTTCCATTTTTGGCCAATTGCCTTTGTGTCTTTTGCTGGGCTTTTATGGCTAGTTGCTGATAAAACAAAAAAGCAAGCTATGCTAGTTGGCTTTAGTTGGGGTGTTGGCTACTTTTTAGCTGGTGTTCACTGGGTTTATATCAGTATTAAACAATATGGCGAAGTGCCAACGTCAGTTGCGATTATTATTTTGGGGCTGTTAGTTAGCTATTTAGCGCTCTATCCAATGCTATTTGCTTGGTTATTGAGAGCCTGTGACCGTTTTGCAACTAAGTGTTCAATGAAACAATTGGTTTTACTGGCACCAATTTTGTGGCAAGTTACCGAATTTTTACGAGGCTATATTTTAACAGGATTCGCTTGGTTAGAATTAGGTTATAGTCAACTTGATAGCCCTTTACGAAATTATTTCCCGATCGTTGGAATTAATGGGGTAACGTTACTCTTTACTATATGCTGTGGATTGGGTGTTTATTATTTGTACCATTTCAAGCAATCAGCCTTTATAAAGCACACATTTGGTGCAATTGTCGCACTATTTGCGATCATTTTTGCACCAGTTTCACTCAATTCAATTAATTGGACAACCATTGATCATTCCCGGACAGCTAATTTCAGCTTAATTCAAGGAAATATTTTACAATCACTACGTTGGAGCAGAGAGCAGTTAGATAACACTTTACAAACCTACGCTTCATTAACCGAAAAGAATTTTGGTAAAGATAAAATTATTATTTGGTCAGAAGCCAGTATTACTGATTACGAGATAAATCAGCAACCTTATTTACAGTTTTTAGATAATGAAGCCAGAGCAAATGGCAGTGAAATTGCAGTTGGTATTATTGATTATCGTATTGGTAATAATGGTTATCAAGCAAATCCAGATATTTATAATACTTTACTCGTTTTAGGTGAACATACCCCATATCAATACCCTACCGCAAATCGATATCAAAAACATCATTTGGTACCTTTTGGCGAGTTTACACCACTCCAATCGTTGTTAGATCCTATTGCAGATATCCTTGATATCCCTATGTCGTCAATGCAAGCGGGAGCAGAAAAGCAACCTCAGCTTACAATGAAGGGATTTAAGTTTACTACTGCAATTTGTTATGAGGTAATTTTATCAAATTTGATGTGGAAGAATTTTGCGCCTGATACAGATTTTTTATTGACCGTTTCAAATGATGCTTGGTTTGGTGATAGTATTGGGCCAAAACAACATTTGCAAATGGCGCAAGCTAGAGCGTTAGAGTTTGGTCGACCAATGATTCGTAGTACCAATACCGGCATTACAGCAATTATTGACCATCATGGTTATATTATTGAGCAGTTACCGCAATTTCAAACCAATGTTTTAAATTATACGTTATCTCCAACTGTTGGTTTGACTCCTTATGCTAGATTTGGCGATCTAGCTTATTATCTTATTCTTTCTTTGCTATTTATTTTGGTTTTTGTAAAAAAACGTCGATAA
- a CDS encoding amino acid ABC transporter permease has protein sequence MSFNWTLFFESTPYGDGIYLNWLFDGIIVTVSLAVTAWIIAFILGSLVGICRTLENKFLNSFAAGYIQLFRNIPLLVQMFLWYMLFPEILSGSLKTWFISGISPNVSAFITAAIALGLFTSARIAEQVRTGIQTLPKGQRYAAIALGLTNRQAYMYVLLPNAYRRIIPPLTSEMTNIIKNSSVASTIGLIDLIGQIDRINDATNSIIEILCGVTIAFMLINYAVLTIMRFVEKHTRLPNMSHGG, from the coding sequence ATGAGTTTCAATTGGACACTATTTTTTGAATCCACCCCTTATGGTGATGGAATTTACTTAAACTGGCTTTTTGACGGTATTATCGTTACCGTTTCATTGGCAGTAACAGCTTGGATTATTGCGTTCATACTAGGATCACTAGTAGGGATTTGCAGAACTTTAGAAAATAAATTTCTAAATAGCTTTGCTGCCGGTTATATCCAGCTTTTCCGTAATATCCCATTACTTGTTCAGATGTTTTTATGGTATATGCTTTTTCCAGAAATTTTATCTGGTAGCTTAAAAACATGGTTTATTTCTGGCATTTCTCCTAATGTCAGCGCATTTATTACTGCGGCAATCGCTTTAGGTTTGTTTACTTCTGCACGTATTGCAGAACAAGTTAGAACAGGTATTCAAACTCTACCTAAAGGCCAACGTTATGCGGCAATTGCGCTCGGTTTAACCAATCGACAAGCTTATATGTATGTTTTATTACCTAATGCTTATCGTCGTATTATTCCACCATTAACATCTGAAATGACCAACATCATTAAAAACTCATCAGTGGCTTCGACCATTGGGCTTATTGATTTGATCGGTCAAATCGATCGTATTAATGATGCAACTAATAGTATTATTGAAATATTATGTGGCGTTACCATTGCATTTATGTTGATAAATTATGCTGTGTTAACGATTATGCGTTTTGTTGAAAAACATACACGCTTACCTAATATGAGTCATGGAGGTTAA
- a CDS encoding amino acid ABC transporter ATP-binding protein, whose amino-acid sequence MISLENVSKWYGKFQVLKNCTTKVGKGEVVVVCGPSGSGKSTLIKTVNGLEPIQKGKITIDGTEITDPSTNLAKLRSKVGMVFQHFELFPHLTILKNLTLAQVKVLGRSNEEAREKALSLLDRVGLLAHADKFPAQLSGGQQQRVAIARALCMDPIVMLFDEPTSALDPEMVNEVLDVMVELAYEGMTMMVVTHEMGFARKVAHRVIFMDAGEIIEDTSKEQFFTNPQSDRAKDFLAKIIH is encoded by the coding sequence ATGATCTCCTTAGAAAATGTATCAAAATGGTACGGAAAATTTCAAGTATTAAAAAACTGTACTACTAAAGTAGGTAAAGGCGAAGTTGTTGTTGTCTGTGGACCATCAGGTTCTGGTAAATCAACATTAATTAAAACCGTTAATGGTTTAGAGCCTATTCAGAAAGGTAAAATTACGATTGATGGTACTGAGATTACTGATCCATCGACTAATTTAGCAAAACTACGTTCTAAAGTGGGTATGGTGTTTCAGCATTTTGAGCTTTTCCCACATCTGACAATTTTGAAGAATCTGACACTAGCTCAAGTTAAAGTGCTTGGCCGATCAAATGAAGAAGCACGTGAAAAAGCCCTTTCTCTTTTAGATCGTGTGGGTTTGTTAGCACATGCAGATAAATTCCCTGCTCAACTTTCAGGTGGACAACAACAACGTGTTGCGATTGCTCGTGCACTTTGTATGGATCCAATTGTTATGTTATTTGATGAACCAACTTCAGCACTTGATCCAGAAATGGTTAACGAAGTGTTAGACGTTATGGTTGAATTAGCCTATGAAGGGATGACAATGATGGTTGTGACCCATGAAATGGGCTTTGCTCGCAAAGTTGCGCATCGCGTTATTTTTATGGATGCCGGTGAGATCATTGAAGATACTTCTAAAGAACAGTTCTTTACTAATCCACAATCTGATCGTGCTAAAGACTTTTTAGCGAAGATCATCCATTAA
- a CDS encoding ABC transporter permease subunit (The N-terminal region of this protein, as described by TIGR01726, is a three transmembrane segment that identifies a subfamily of ABC transporter permease subunits, which specificities that include histidine, arginine, glutamine, glutamate, L-cystine (sic), the opines (in Agrobacterium) octopine and nopaline, etc.) translates to MQILSWIADIPSLVLNNYHLLLSGLWLTTKITFTAVVFGIIWGTVLALMRLSNNKILNIFAKCYVNLFRSIPLLLVLLWFYLALPQVIKHVFNLPPYADVRVVSAMIAFALFEAAYYSEIIRAGINAVAKGQYHAAYALGMTKGQAMRLIILPQAFRSMVPLLLTQGIILFQDTSLVYVMSLIDLFGASVTQIGVVQGGTVKYSMIIFAAISYFIICYTASRLVNYFKKGISR, encoded by the coding sequence ATGCAAATTTTAAGTTGGATTGCAGATATACCTTCATTGGTTTTAAACAATTATCATTTATTGTTATCTGGATTATGGCTAACAACTAAGATCACCTTTACCGCTGTTGTATTCGGTATTATTTGGGGAACTGTGCTAGCTTTAATGCGTTTATCAAATAATAAAATTTTAAATATTTTTGCTAAATGTTATGTCAATTTATTCCGTTCCATTCCATTACTATTAGTTTTGTTATGGTTCTATTTAGCATTACCACAAGTTATTAAGCATGTATTTAATTTGCCACCATATGCTGATGTTAGGGTTGTTTCAGCAATGATTGCGTTTGCTTTATTTGAAGCAGCCTATTACTCAGAAATCATTCGTGCTGGTATTAATGCCGTTGCTAAAGGTCAGTATCATGCCGCTTATGCGTTGGGTATGACTAAAGGCCAGGCAATGCGTTTGATAATATTACCGCAAGCATTTAGATCAATGGTACCATTGTTATTAACCCAAGGTATTATCTTGTTCCAAGATACATCGTTAGTTTATGTGATGAGTTTAATTGATTTATTTGGTGCAAGTGTGACACAAATTGGTGTCGTTCAAGGTGGCACAGTTAAGTATTCAATGATTATTTTTGCAGCAATAAGTTACTTTATAATTTGTTATACTGCTTCTCGTTTAGTTAATTATTTCAAGAAAGGGATAAGTAGATGA
- a CDS encoding glutamate/aspartate ABC transporter substrate-binding protein, whose translation MNKKTKLTKLVLSLAMLGLMSGAAVAEELSGTLAKIKDSGVIVVGHRESSIPFSYYGEKQEVIGYSQDYSNLIVDAVKKELNMPDLKVKYLPVTSKTRIQLLNNYTYDFECGSTTNNLERQKTVSFSDSIFIVGTRFLVKADSNINSIEDLKGKNVVTTAGTTSEVRLNQINNKDNLGIRIITPKDHGDAFNALETGRAAAFLMDDALLAGERSRAINPAEWKIVGEPLSYESYGCMLRKGDTQFKQLMDKAIADAQKSGKALESYNKWFTQPVPPKGANMALEISPKMVELFANPNDKALD comes from the coding sequence ATGAACAAAAAGACAAAATTAACCAAATTAGTGTTATCATTAGCAATGCTTGGACTAATGAGTGGTGCCGCTGTTGCTGAAGAATTAAGTGGTACATTAGCCAAAATTAAAGATAGTGGTGTGATTGTTGTTGGTCATCGTGAATCTTCTATTCCATTTTCCTACTATGGTGAAAAACAAGAAGTTATTGGCTATTCACAAGATTATTCTAATTTAATTGTCGATGCAGTTAAAAAAGAGTTGAATATGCCAGATCTTAAAGTTAAATATTTACCGGTTACTTCTAAAACGCGTATTCAATTACTTAATAACTATACTTATGATTTTGAATGCGGTTCTACTACTAACAATCTTGAGCGCCAAAAGACAGTAAGCTTTTCTGATAGCATTTTTATTGTTGGTACTCGATTCTTAGTGAAAGCAGACAGCAATATTAATAGTATCGAAGATTTAAAAGGTAAAAATGTGGTAACTACTGCGGGTACTACCTCTGAAGTCCGATTAAATCAAATTAATAATAAAGATAATTTAGGTATTCGTATTATTACGCCTAAAGATCATGGTGATGCATTTAATGCCCTTGAAACAGGTCGTGCTGCTGCATTTTTAATGGATGATGCACTTTTAGCTGGTGAACGTTCACGCGCTATCAATCCAGCTGAATGGAAAATTGTTGGCGAGCCATTATCTTACGAATCCTATGGTTGTATGTTAAGAAAAGGCGATACCCAATTTAAACAATTGATGGATAAAGCTATTGCTGATGCACAAAAATCTGGTAAAGCATTAGAGTCTTATAACAAATGGTTTACTCAACCAGTTCCACCTAAAGGTGCGAATATGGCTCTTGAAATTTCACCTAAAATGGTTGAGCTTTTTGCAAATCCAAATGATAAAGCATTAGATTAA